One segment of Mycolicibacterium neworleansense DNA contains the following:
- a CDS encoding SDR family NAD(P)-dependent oxidoreductase, with the protein MTVHDDAEAIAALNLDSLPRHIIDKRVTELMDLSGQKAFVTGAGGDGLGQAIANRLAGLGADVALIGRTFEKVERRAAEIEQRWGVKAHPVKADMSDWDQVHDAVQMAHEQLGGLDIMVNNPVMVVGGPFEKHTKADIDHTVLGSLTMMMYGAHAALEFLLPQGSGKIINIGSVGGRIQQRGLVVYNACKSGVVGFTRNLAHEVAPRGVNVLGVAPGIMIKPEMMEYLLDPKTPAHLAGRGAILEAITTQVQLGRASLPEEAANMVAFLASEAADYLCGQTIDVAGGQWMN; encoded by the coding sequence ATGACGGTCCACGATGACGCCGAGGCCATCGCGGCCTTGAATCTCGACAGCCTGCCGCGCCACATCATCGACAAACGTGTCACCGAGTTGATGGATCTGTCGGGCCAGAAAGCCTTCGTCACCGGAGCCGGCGGCGACGGCCTTGGTCAGGCGATCGCCAACCGATTGGCCGGTCTGGGAGCCGATGTCGCGTTGATCGGGCGCACATTCGAGAAGGTCGAGCGCCGTGCCGCCGAGATCGAACAGCGGTGGGGCGTCAAAGCCCACCCGGTGAAGGCCGACATGTCGGACTGGGACCAGGTGCATGATGCGGTACAGATGGCACACGAACAGTTGGGCGGTCTGGACATCATGGTCAACAACCCCGTCATGGTGGTGGGAGGGCCGTTCGAGAAACACACCAAGGCCGACATCGACCACACCGTGCTGGGCAGCCTGACCATGATGATGTACGGCGCTCATGCCGCGCTGGAATTCCTGCTGCCGCAAGGGTCGGGGAAGATCATCAACATCGGGTCGGTCGGCGGTCGCATCCAGCAGCGCGGCCTGGTGGTGTACAACGCGTGCAAGTCGGGTGTCGTGGGCTTCACCCGGAATCTCGCCCACGAAGTCGCCCCGCGCGGAGTGAACGTGCTCGGCGTCGCGCCGGGCATCATGATCAAACCGGAGATGATGGAGTATCTGCTCGACCCGAAGACGCCGGCCCATCTCGCGGGCCGGGGCGCGATCCTGGAGGCGATCACCACTCAGGTGCAGCTCGGCCGGGCTTCGCTGCCGGAGGAAGCGGCCAACATGGTCGCGTTCCTGGCTTCGGAGGCAGCAGATTACCTGTGCGGGCAGACAATCGATGTCGCCGGCGGGCAATGGATGAACTGA
- a CDS encoding sulfotransferase family protein, whose protein sequence is MPTVTDIKTLAVEQTGLTDFGDDSFEEGLAILLSALDTEARLNQRGQAFLYPRIIGYLAQRLQVEDWYRRHPEIDEFPIVAPVIGLGLPRTGSTALSMLLAQDPDVRYLRRWESSQPCPPPSTVVGVDPRVPPDKGEMVGTRYHVPADAHGPMECHELMALDFKSHLFQSFAQVPAYSTWLVEKADLTMTLAYQRRVMKLLQWGEPTRPWRLKCPSHVLWLDAVSQVFPDARFVMTHRDPTDVILSVADLYADIIGTFTDHVDRPYIGRLNVEHWSLGMDRALRFREDAAEDRFYDIDFRAMQADPIGEVTGLYSWLGQPVTDEFAARMGSWWTYAAAEREASSHADPEAFDIDLDQVRPRFARYTDRADRWTTRPARTGVPHGD, encoded by the coding sequence ATGCCGACCGTCACGGACATCAAAACCCTCGCCGTCGAGCAGACCGGCCTGACGGACTTCGGCGACGACTCGTTCGAAGAGGGGCTGGCCATCCTGCTGTCCGCTCTGGATACCGAGGCGCGACTCAACCAGCGAGGTCAGGCATTCCTCTACCCGCGCATCATCGGATATCTGGCCCAGCGATTGCAGGTCGAGGACTGGTACCGGCGTCACCCGGAGATCGATGAGTTCCCGATCGTGGCACCCGTTATCGGCCTGGGCCTGCCGCGCACCGGCTCCACGGCGCTGTCGATGCTGCTGGCCCAAGACCCGGATGTGCGGTACCTGCGGCGATGGGAATCGTCGCAGCCGTGCCCACCGCCGTCGACCGTCGTGGGCGTGGATCCGCGGGTCCCTCCTGACAAAGGGGAGATGGTGGGCACCCGATACCACGTGCCCGCGGACGCGCATGGTCCCATGGAATGCCATGAGCTGATGGCTCTGGACTTCAAGTCGCACCTGTTCCAGTCCTTCGCCCAGGTGCCGGCCTACTCCACCTGGCTGGTGGAAAAGGCCGACCTGACAATGACTTTGGCATACCAGCGGCGGGTGATGAAGCTGCTGCAATGGGGTGAGCCCACCCGGCCGTGGCGGTTGAAGTGCCCGTCACACGTGCTGTGGCTCGACGCGGTCAGCCAGGTGTTTCCCGACGCGAGATTTGTCATGACTCATCGGGATCCGACTGATGTCATCCTGTCGGTGGCAGACCTGTATGCCGACATCATCGGTACGTTCACCGACCATGTCGACCGGCCATACATCGGCAGGCTCAACGTCGAACACTGGTCGCTGGGCATGGACCGGGCACTGCGGTTCCGGGAGGATGCCGCTGAGGACCGCTTCTACGACATCGATTTCCGGGCCATGCAGGCCGATCCGATCGGCGAGGTCACCGGTCTCTACAGCTGGCTCGGTCAGCCCGTGACAGACGAGTTCGCCGCCCGGATGGGCAGTTGGTGGACCTACGCCGCCGCCGAACGCGAAGCCAGTTCGCACGCCGACCCGGAGGCATTCGACATCGACCTGGACCAGGTTCGTCCCCGATTCGCCCGCTACACCGATCGCGCCGACCGCTGGACCACCCGGCCGGCCAGAACAGGAGTCCCACATGGCGATTGA